The genomic segment gaaggaactggtaaaagaaaaggtggtcggggcgggaattcgccgcctgggggacgagtgggtgcgcggaaccgggacgtgggactggcccagagagggtgatggctagtcggcaggggaggggggcgggcagccccccagtccggctgatcacgtggaacgtgcgaggcctaaatgggccgattaagagggcccgagtgttcgcgcacttaaaaggactgaaggcagaagtggccatgcttcaggagacgcacctgaaggtggcggaccaggttaggttaaggaaaggatgggtggggcaggtgttccactcggggctggacgcaaagaataggggggtggccatattggtggggaaacgggtgacattcgaggctaggaacattgtagtgcacagcggtggcagatatgtgatggtgagcggcagactgcagggaatggaggtcgtgttggttaatgtatatgccccaattTGGGATGAatagggatttatgaagcggatgctgggacgtatcccggacctggaggtaggaaacctgataatggggggggacttcaacaccgtgctggacccagggttagatagatctagatctaggaccggaagaaggccagcagcggccaaggtgcttagggggtttatggaccaaatggggggagtggatccgtggcgatttgttaggccgatggcaaaagagttttcctttttctcccatgtccataaggtgtactcccggatagatttctttgttttgggaaggtcactgatttcgagggtggaaggaactgagtactcagccatagctgtttcagatcatgccccacactgggtggacctggaactagagaggagagggagcagtgtccactctggcgactggatgtgggattattggcggatgagggagtctgcggaagggtgcggggatgtatcgaaagatacctggaggccaacgacgacggggaggtccgagtaggagtagtatgggaagcactaaaagcggtggtcaggggagagttgatctccatcagggctcacaaggggaaaacggaggccaaagagagggaaagactactgggggagattttgagggtagatacaaaatatgcggaggccccggatgaaggactatacagggagaggcgacgactccagacggagttcgatctgctcaccacagggagggcagaggcacagtggaggaaggcacaggggatgagatatgaatatggggaaaaggcgagtcacctgttggcccaccagctgcgaaagaggacagcggagaaggagatagggggagttagagatgaaacgggagccacggtgcggagagcagggaagataaacgaggtgtttgcgaccttttacgagaggctatataggtcccaacccccggagggaaaagaggggatgcagcagtttctggaccaactatggttcccgaaggtggaggagcaggaggtggcaggcctgtgggcgccaattggggtggacgaggtgaccaaagggctggggaacatgcaggcagggaaggccccgggaccagatgggttcccggtggaattctatagaaaatatgtggactcgttggccccgctgctggtaagaacctttaacgaggccagagaaggggggaccctacccccgacaatgtcggaggcgacgatatcactaatcttgaagcgagataaagatccgctgcagtacgGGTCCTATCGGCAtatctcattgctaaatgtggacaccaagttgctggcaaaggtgctggcaatgaggatggaggattgtgtcccgggggtggtgcacgaagaccagacagggttcgtaaaggggagacaattgaatgtcaacgtgtgacggctattaggggtgataatgatgcccccagcagggggggagggagagatagtggcggcaatggatgcagagaaggcatttgatagagtggagtgggagtatctataggaggtgctgaggaggttcggggaggggtttgtcagctgggttaaactcctctacggGGCCCCAACgtcaagtgtggtcacaaatcggcaaaggtcggagtattttcgactacacaggggaacaagacagggatgtccccattactgttcgcgctggcaattgaaccactggccatagcgctgagatactccagaaaatggagaggggtggttagagggggagaggaacaccgagtgtcactctatgcggatgatctactgctgtatgtgacggatccagtgggggggggggatgacagaggtcatgcagatattgagggcatttggagatttctcgggatataggcttaacatgggaaagagtgagctttttgtgatacaccctggggaccagagtagagggatagatggcctaccgctaaggagagtggaaagaaacttccgatacctggggattcagatagccaggagctggggaaccttacacagactcaatctgacatggctggtggaacaaatggaagaggatttcaaaaggtgggacatgcagccgctgtcactggcgggcagagtgcaggcaattaagatgatggtcctcccgaggttcctatttgtgttccaatgtctccctatactgatcactaaggtcttctttaaaaaaaatagataggagcatcacgagcttcgtgtgggcagggaaggccccgagggtaaggaaggggttcctacaatgtagcagagacagagggggactggcgttgctgaatttgggcgactactattgggccgccaacgtggcgatgattcgtaaatggatgatagagggaaagggagcggcgtggaaaaagttggagatgaagtcctgcaaagggacgagcttgcaggcgctggtgacggcgccattaccgctctccccgaaaatgtttaccacaaacccagtggtggcggcaacattaagtatctgggggcaatggaggcgacagaggggtgtgttgggagcctcggtgtggtccctgatcaggaacaaccataggtttgccccagggaggctggacggaggattccagagctggcaccgggcaggaatcaggagagtgggacacttatttatagatgggacgtttgcgagtttgggggcgcttgaggaaaagtatgagctgcccctgggaaatacctttaggtatatgcaggtgagagcattcacgagacaactggtgagggaatttccgctgctcccgacacaagggatccaggacagggtgctttcgggggtgtgggtcggggagggcaaagtgtccgagatataccgggagatgagagaagaggggggaggagctggtggacgaactgaagggaaaatgggaagaagagctcggggaggagattgaggagggtttgtgggctgatgccctaagcagggtaaattcctcttcctcgtgtgccaggcttagcctgatccaatttaaggtgctgcatagagcacacataacgggagcaaggttgagcaggttcttcggagtggaggacaagtgtgggagatgcgggggaagcccggcaaaccacacacatatgttttggtcgtgtccggcattggaggggagtgacgggagtgatctcgaaggtggtgaaggtccggctcaagccaggctgggggttagctatttttggagtagaggatgagccgggagtgcaggaggcgaaagaggccgatgttgtggcctttgcgtccccagtagcccggcgaaggattttactcatgtggaaggaagcgaaaccccccggcctggagacctggataaacgatatggcggggttcataaaactggagcggatgaagtttgcgctgagaggatcggctcaagggttcaccaggcggtggcaaccgttcctcgactatctagcggaacgttagggggaagatagatagccagcaacagcagcccaggggggggtaaattgtttgtgttctagatgggcagagggggtggggggagcattacttcgtgttatttggttagtttactatattatttaaacaatgttatatagcaggtatcatgctaccatttttgttgatttgtaagggaaaaacttgtgtttgaaaactttaataaaatatatttaaaaaaaaacattacatCGCTGGGTCACTGGGTATATCGTTGGTCCAGGCATCCAGTTAATTCTTTGCCTTAGATTTTAAATCCCCACGTTGTTGATTTGAGAGAGTTTCTGTGCCAAAGCGAGGGGAGCAGTTTATCTAATTAACTTGTGGTTGGATGGAATTGAACTGTACTGAAATTAGTTTTGGTGGAATCTGTTTCTCTGTCCTTCCTGCAGCAGAAGGAGACTGGCGGGAGGATAAGGGTGACCATGTTGGTGTGGAAGGAAGAGGAACACACCAGACTAAGTCCAGTGGAAACTGCACTATAAACTGATCTGTTTCTGTCCCCCATGTTCACCTCACTTCTTGGTTTTTAAATTAAATGCAAtcattctctctacagatgctgaacCATTATAATCTGGATTGCCCAAAAGCACCCGTTCCCTGCACATTTAGTGCGTTTGGCTGCCCAGAAAAGGTGAGTCAGTGCTGTACTGTTTCCTGCCATTGTAGAGCCTGATGCGAGGCATTTTTCAAGGGACTGACGTAATGTTAATGTCGAGAACCAATGTGAAATAAATGAGCCGTTGCCTCCTCACCCTGATAATTGTACCCTACTGGTTTAGAATAGAAAGTAAGTATGAGTTCTGTTCATTTTAATGTcaatcatttattttaaatgggtgaGTGGTTGTTTAATAAGATGGGAGTTTATACAAAACCCACTGATAGCACACAGAGGGAAATGAAGCCCAGAAATAATGACATCTTCACTCCTAATACTGATAAACATGAACTAATTTGCATATGAATTACTCTTAAGATCATAACATAAGAATTagggcaggagcaggccatttgggcccctgcctgctcctccattccctaagttcatggctgatctgattgtggcctcgctCCTCTTTCCTGTCTACCTCCTATAACCCTCGACTCtcatgtcaatcaagaatctacctcggacttgaatatattcaataacccagcctccactgctctctggggaagggaattccaaagattgatGACGAAGAGAAGAAATTACCCCTCCTTTAATGGGAGGCCCATTTTGAAACTGCTCCCAAGTTCTAGGTTCCCCCAAGAGGAGACACATGCTCtcatcatctaccctgtcaagttccctcagaatcttctctttcaataaggtcacctcttattcttttCAACTTGAATGAGTCTAGGcctaatctgctcaacctttcctcataggacaaccccttcatcccaggaatcaacttagtgaactgcctctaatgcaagtaTATCACCCCTTAAATAAAGAGTCTGAAACTGTATGCAATAATCCAGGTATGGTCAAGGGTAGCATTTAATTTGCCTGCCTAATTACTTGTAGTGGCTGCATGCAAGGACACCCAACTCTCTGTACCGTAACAATCTGCAGTCTGTCTCCATTCTAAATAATCTGCTTTTGTATTCTTTCCATGAGTGGACAACCTCATATTTTCCCATACTTTACCCCATTCACTTAACCCAACTATACCCCTCTTTGCATCTTTGTGTCCTTCtccctttgtatcatcagcaaatttcgcTAAAGTACACTAGATCCCAACATCCAAGTCATATTACAGATCGTagatagttttaaaaaaaaaaatcttttattggCTTGTctcttatttataaacagttgtgtgtatacatttttttttctttaaaatttagagtacccaattaattttttccaattaagtgcaatttagcgtggccaatccacctaccctgcacatctttgggttgtggggacgaaacccaggcaaacacgcggagaatgtgcaaactccacatagacagtgacccagagccaggatcgaacctgggacctcggcgtcgtgaggcaggagtgctaaccactgtgccaccgtgctgccccgttgtgTGTATACATTACGttttcttgcctgcgctaatttactttattgtacagaaaggtttattttATCCTTCATTTAGCTAACTCtagtacattttgttgccctctggatcgggctataattcccccacccccaccctccaggttgcgcagtcctttggttcctcatctaccttgttttttttgttcttggcttactcctcgttgctggcctcgaccaggttttggaacaggccgacgaattgcccccaagtatccaggaagccttcctctgaccctcggatggcgtacttaatcttctcccggTGGAGAAATTCCAAGTGGTCAGcgggccagtctgcagctttgggtggtgctgccgattgccagccgagcaggattctctggcgtgcgattaggggagcgaaagcaagggcgttggcctccttccccatgtgtaactctgggtgctccggtaccccaaatattgctactattgggcatggcttcaccctcgcaCCCACAACctaggacattgcctcggagaaggctgtccagaacgcaGCAGGTTTGTGGCAAGCCCAaaacgtgggtgtggttggccgggcccctctggcaccgttcacatttgtcctccacctctgggaagaatctgctcattcgggttctgtcaggtgcgctctgtgcaccactttgagctgcattaggcttagccttgcgcaggaggaggtggagatcaccctgcgtggccgctaccactgggctcgttgtgtatcttgctgaggaggatgggagtgctgctgtagccagggcccggagagtcgttcctttacaggatgcctcctccatttgtacccaatctgtgtcgggttcttgtacccaacccctcactctttctaccattgctgccagtggtagtattgtaggtttggtaaggcccctTTGAATtttcttctttgcagtgtcggtttgggaattctcgggtctcccccccccccccccccccccccaaaaaaaaccaccacacacacacaaacgccatgattagactgtcgacgttttggaaaaaggccttgggggtgaagatcggaatggatcaaaACAGGTTGATCgtctgagagtgggagtgagccccactgttgaaggtctcttcttacttcctccaccaggctggtcaggttccacttgtggatctgtgtccagtctctggctatctggatccccaggtaacggaatctgttctgggctgttttgaacgggagcccctccagctctgtccctcccccttttgggttcactgggaatgcctcacttttgcccaggttaagtttgtagcccaagaaggttccaaactctttcagtacttGCAGTATTGCCTCCAGTCCCTCCTGTAGCttcgaggagcaggtcatctgcatagagtgaaactctgtgctctctgtctcctctccggattccctttcagcttttcgcgtcccacagggctatcggcagcggttcgatcgctagcgcaaacaagagtgggtacagggggcagccctgtcttcctctctgtagctggaagtatacagagctggtggtgttagttcagacgctcgtcttgggagcattgtacaggagcctcaccaggcggtgaaccctgctcctagcccaaaccgttccagtacatcGAGGCGatagttccattcgactctgtcgaaggccgttTCTGCGTCCAGGTAGACaatcatctctggtgttctctcccgggggggccttattacattcagcagccgcctgatgtttgctgtgagctgcctacccttgacaaagcccacttggtcctctgtgaccacctctggtacccaGCCCTCCAACCTTTTGGCCAGGTATTTTCGCATccatgttcagcagtgaaatgggtctgtatgatccacattccagcaggtctttatcttttttgggtatcagtgagattgtggcctgtgctagcgtggggggGCAGGTTGCCCCTTGCCGGTGAGTCCGCGAGCATGTCCCTTAGGTGTTTCCAGTTGTTTAGCAGCTTAATTATCAGACTGGCTAATCCTTTTTAAAAGCAGTCACTTTGTACCCTTGACTTTGTAACTTTCTGTTCTTACCATGACTCCGTCACAATGCTCACACTTCAGGGAGGAAGTTTAAAATGTATAGAAATCGAAATGGGCACAATAAAATTAAAGCTAGGTTGTTCAGGAGTAATATCAGGAAGCACTTATTCACACAGTTGGCAGGGGAAATCTGGAACACTGCTTCATAAATCAGTTGTGACAGGGGTTCAGTTAGAAATGTTAAAACAAGATTTTAACAAGGGcagtacgatagcacagtggttagcacagttgcttcatagctccagggtcccaggttcgattcccggcttgggtcactgtctgtgcggagtccgcacgttctccttgtgactgcgtgggcttcctccgggagctccggttttcgcccacagtccaaagatatgcagattaggtggaaagTGTTCAAAAAGCttaaatgggttacggggatagggtggtggtgtgggctgctctttccaagagtcggtgcggactcaatgggctgaatggcctccttctgcactgtagattctatgattctaagattgaTTTTTTGTTAAGGATATCTGGATAGATGGGGTtcaggtacagatcagccatgattaaactGAATGATACAACAGgcgtgagggactgaatggcctcctactactGCCATTAAGGTCTCTGCAGTAAGTAGTGAGCAAAGAGGCTGCTTCTGAAAGTTAGTGACTCTAGAGTGTTGGCGCTGTCCTGTtttcccccccctctcacccccaccctgtcTCTCCCACCACCCATTCTTGGGGAAGTCTTGCAGAAGGTGCTGCGTTCTCTTTTTTCACTTCCACCAAAAGCCTTTTGAACTGAAATGTGCATTAAGCACTTCTTCCTCTTCCCGACACTTACTAACCTTCCATTTccagcattaaaaaaaataaaaaatttctaGTGCTTGCATTTTTTCTCTAACTCGATTCGAACTATCATATTTAGATTATTGAGTTGCGTTCTCAACCTTGAtctcagccccccgccccccccggaatCTTTCCATTCCTCCAATTTTGGCCTCTTAAGAATCTCTACTTTCCTTCTCCAAATCACCTTGCCCCAATTGTTAGCAGCAGtgtctttcttcctttaagacataTCTAACTCTTTAACCAACCTTTTTATTATCTGACCCACTACCTCCAAATAACATTCATGTCAAATTCTATCTGGTAATCACCCCTTGGGAAGTTTTTgctatgttaaagatgctatataaatataattGTTGCTTCCTTGATCAACAAAATTGATTAAATGAAATGCAAGCTGTAGAATGGGGACCTGCTAATATGTCTGCTTCAAATCATTCAGATGCAGAGAAATGATCTGGCGATGCACCTTCAGGACTACACACAGGCCCACATGCGGATGATGGCCCAAACGCTGCGCAGTGTGAGCACAGGACTAAACTCCCAGGTGTCCTGCATTGACATGCTGAGTTCAGAGGTCGACTTCCAACCAGCTACACTCCCAGGGCCACTGCAGGCCTCGCACTTGCAGTCATCATCTCCCCTGCCACCTGGGGCTTCAGCATCATGTGTCTGCTCGCCTCTAATCCAGAACCTGAAAGAGACTGTCCAGCAGCTGGAGGGGCGACTGGTCCGGCAGGATCATCAGATCCGTGAGCTCACTGCCAAAATGGAGACGCAGAATGGTCAAGTGGCAGATCTGAAAAGGGGTGTCCGTACACTGGAGGAGCGTCTCGGTGAGCTGGAGGCCCAGCAATACAATGGGATTTTTATCTGGAAGGTGGAGAACTTCAGCGCCCACCAGCAGGCGCAAGCAGAGGACCAGCCTGTGGTGCTGCACAGCCCCGGATTCTATACTGGCAAGCCAGGCTACAAGTTGTGTCTCCGCCTGCACCTGCAGACACCTAGTGCCCAACGCTGCTCCAACTACATTTCACTCTTTGTGCATACCATGCAGGGCGAGTATGACAGCTACCTGCCCTGGCCTTTCCAAGGCACCATCCGGCTCTCTATCCTCGATCAGTCCGAGGGCCCAGTCAAGCAGAACCACGAGGAGGTAATGGAAAGCAAACCCGAGCTGCAGGCCTTCCAGCGGCCCTACCAGCCACGCAACCCCAAAGGCTTTGGCTACGTCACCTTCCTGCATCTCAAGGCCCTCAGTCAACACATGTATGTGAAAGATGACATGCTGCTGGTGCGCTGTGAGGTTGTGACCAGGTCGAATCTGAACTGGATGAGGAAGAATGACTTCCAGCCCCGTTCAGCAGAAGGCTGTCTGTGACACTTGGCTGGTGCTGCACTGCTGTTAATTGTGTAACTTTATGTTCCCAGGGCAAGGGCCAGAGCTATAACAATACAGCCAGTTAACAGTGTTACTTTACAGGAACGTAGGCTTCCTCTTGCCCCATCTTCCTCAGTCACTCCAACACAGAATGTCCCATTGCTCTGAGTGCTGGAATATCACTGGTTACAGTGATAGGTAATGGGTGTAGGATGGTAAATTTGAATTGAATTGCCAGCCATTCACTTACAGAATTTTATTTTCATATCTGGAATCGATCCTTATAATGTTCCTTTATCAGTGTGATTTAGCTGATTTATGTCTAATGTGCCTGACACCACACATCTATTGTATAATAAATGCGAATGTATATTTTTTTACGCTAGTCAAGCTAAAGGACATTGGTGCTGGGAAGGGACTGAATGTGTAGGAAGTTTGTTTCCTGCTCACAGATGTGAGAGTTGTTTTCAGTCTGATTCCCTATCTTCTGCTTGGACATACATTTGAGCCGACACTTCAGTCttatctttttttttagaaaatattttattgaagcatttgtaattttcacagtttaacacattaacatttcttaaacaacacgTGGGCCGACACATGCAAAAAAAAACCTAATAAAACAACCTGTATACTGAGCTCgctgtccttatctaacactgccatgcctcctattccccccccctcttactgctgacgttcaacttactttgaagaagtcgatgaacagttgCCATCTCTGAgtgaacccctgagttgatcctctcaaggcgaacttgactttttccaggctgagaatcactaccatatcgctgacccacacacctgactttgggggctccgagtctctccatcccagcaaaatccgtctccgggccaccagggaggagaaggccagaacatcgggcCCCACCCCCAGGCCTCCGGatatcccaaatattgccaattctggaccctcccatccaggacttctgacataacgtcagcaaatccctgcaagaatcccctcaacttcggacatgcccagaacatgtgtacatggttagccgggttacccctacactgcccacatctgtcctcctcctccccaaagaacctgctcatccgggctaccgtcatgtgggccctgtggaccactttgaactggatcaggctaagtctggcatagGACgaagatgaattgactctcttgaaGGCTTTTTCCCATTTTTCAATTTCCAGCTCtcttcctagctcctcttcccacttccgcttcacctccctGATCGGTGCTCGCTCCCATTCCATGTATATCTCCGAAATCCTCCCCCCTCcaacctgtttttgacatcaccttatcctgtagtcccctcagggggaggcgagggaagcttggaacctgccttcgtacaaagtcccggacctgaaggtatcgaaacccattcccgcccggaagctcaaactcctcctctagtgccttcaaggtcggaaagccctcctggataaataaatCCTCAAATCTCTCGatgcctgcctgctgccacctcccgaagcccccatccagcctccccaggacaaaccggtgattgttacaaatcggagaccacactgacgccccctccaatcccatgtgctgcgtccattgcccccatacccttggggctgccaccagcacagggcttgtagagtacagAGCCGGTGAAAACGGCAGGGGCACCGTTAGTAAAGCATCCAAACTCttacccttgcaggatgccgcttccactcactcccaggccgacccctcccccactacccacttcctgaccgtcgatatgttggccacccagtaataattactaaagcttgggagggccaggcccccctcTACGCGACCCCGCTTCAGGAGTGCCTTCTTTAGTCTCGGGGgtttcccccacccaaacacaacctGTAATCGCCACATTTATTTTTCTAAaataaagcctttgggacaaaaatcggaaggcattgaaaaaagaaCAGCAGTCTTGGGATGACTGTCACCTTCACCACTGGACCATTTCCGCtcgcgtcagcgggagcatgtcccatctgtggaaatcccttttcatttggttgcccagatttaacttgtggagctgcccccactctttagccacttgaatccctaaatatctaaaactccccgccaccactttaaaaggtaattccctcagtctcctttcctgcgccAGTGCCTGGAtcaaaacatctcgctctttcccatattcagcatgaagcctgaaaatcgcccaaattcccccagtacctccatgattttggtcattccccccactgggtctgtAACgtaaagcagcaagtcatccgcataaagagaaaccctgtgctccaccgccCCCCTCACTATTCCCCGCCACACACCCGATGTTCTAAGGGCCATTGCTAAAGGCTCTAtgtccagggcaaacagtaatgtggAGAGCGGGCATCTCTGCCTTGTCCCTCTCCtgagactaaagtattctgaccgtgttcggttggttctcacatttgccaccgggccctgatataacagccggacccagtcccaaacccaaacctgcctaaaatatcccatagttacttccactccacccagtcgaaagccttctccgcgtccatggctactaccacctcagcctcatgCCCCTCGGCTGGCACCATTATAACATtgagaagccgtctaatattggacgccaggcgcctgcccttcacaaatcccgtctgatcctcacctatttcctccgggacacattcctctattctggtggccaagatatttgccagtaatttagcatctacatttaaaagggaaattggtctatacgatccacagctctccaggtccttgtctcgcttcaggatgagagagattgatgcctgtgatagcgcTGGGgaaagcactcccaactccttggaTTCATTTAAAGCCTTAACTAACCGGCCCCACTAGCCccgaaaacattttataaaattccactgggaatacgtccggtcctggggccttccccgattgcattgcccccaatccGTCTTATCACTTCaccgagcccaattgggcccccaagacttccaccagctcctcatctgccTTCGGGAACTCTATCCTCTCCAGGAATTGGTTCATTCGCTCCTCCCCTGCAGGGGGTTCTGACTCTATACAAACGACTATAGAATTCACAAAACACGTCATTAACCGCCCCGGGTCCCTCACAAATTTCCCCTTCACATCCTTAATTTTCCCTATCTCtcgcgccgcctcctgcttcctcagctgatgtgctgacatcctgctagctttctccccatattcatatactgccccttttaccctcctcggctgtccctccgccttgcctgtggaaaggaacccaaaatccatttgaagtctctgacgctccttcaggagcaccTCATTCGGAGACTCTGCATATGTCCTATCCacatgtaagatttctcctactagCCCTGTTGAGCTCCGCCCG from the Scyliorhinus torazame isolate Kashiwa2021f chromosome 10, sScyTor2.1, whole genome shotgun sequence genome contains:
- the traf6 gene encoding TNF receptor-associated factor 6 isoform X1, translated to MVDCDSSCNSTFQSSCCTMSSGTKDDCSNHGQYSQTAFEEMQGYDVEFDPPLENKYECPICLMALREAVQTPCGHRFCRGCIVKSISDAGHKCPVDNKMLMEDQLFPDNFAKREILSLTVKCPNKGCYQKMELRHLEDHQERCEYAFIDCSQCDGLLWRKELQEHMELECPKRPIACENCAMLMAYQDKKGHDLNCPLANVTCEYCNMELIREQMLNHYNLDCPKAPVPCTFSAFGCPEKMQRNDLAMHLQDYTQAHMRMMAQTLRSVSTGLNSQVSCIDMLSSEVDFQPATLPGPLQASHLQSSSPLPPGASASCVCSPLIQNLKETVQQLEGRLVRQDHQIRELTAKMETQNGQVADLKRGVRTLEERLGELEAQQYNGIFIWKVENFSAHQQAQAEDQPVVLHSPGFYTGKPGYKLCLRLHLQTPSAQRCSNYISLFVHTMQGEYDSYLPWPFQGTIRLSILDQSEGPVKQNHEEVMESKPELQAFQRPYQPRNPKGFGYVTFLHLKALSQHMYVKDDMLLVRCEVVTRSNLNWMRKNDFQPRSAEGCL
- the traf6 gene encoding TNF receptor-associated factor 6 isoform X2, whose product is MPFLYLAITAVLQWCCSCDAGHKCPVDNKMLMEDQLFPDNFAKREILSLTVKCPNKGCYQKMELRHLEDHQERCEYAFIDCSQCDGLLWRKELQEHMELECPKRPIACENCAMLMAYQDKKGHDLNCPLANVTCEYCNMELIREQMLNHYNLDCPKAPVPCTFSAFGCPEKMQRNDLAMHLQDYTQAHMRMMAQTLRSVSTGLNSQVSCIDMLSSEVDFQPATLPGPLQASHLQSSSPLPPGASASCVCSPLIQNLKETVQQLEGRLVRQDHQIRELTAKMETQNGQVADLKRGVRTLEERLGELEAQQYNGIFIWKVENFSAHQQAQAEDQPVVLHSPGFYTGKPGYKLCLRLHLQTPSAQRCSNYISLFVHTMQGEYDSYLPWPFQGTIRLSILDQSEGPVKQNHEEVMESKPELQAFQRPYQPRNPKGFGYVTFLHLKALSQHMYVKDDMLLVRCEVVTRSNLNWMRKNDFQPRSAEGCL
- the traf6 gene encoding TNF receptor-associated factor 6 isoform X3; this encodes MLMEDQLFPDNFAKREILSLTVKCPNKGCYQKMELRHLEDHQERCEYAFIDCSQCDGLLWRKELQEHMELECPKRPIACENCAMLMAYQDKKGHDLNCPLANVTCEYCNMELIREQMLNHYNLDCPKAPVPCTFSAFGCPEKMQRNDLAMHLQDYTQAHMRMMAQTLRSVSTGLNSQVSCIDMLSSEVDFQPATLPGPLQASHLQSSSPLPPGASASCVCSPLIQNLKETVQQLEGRLVRQDHQIRELTAKMETQNGQVADLKRGVRTLEERLGELEAQQYNGIFIWKVENFSAHQQAQAEDQPVVLHSPGFYTGKPGYKLCLRLHLQTPSAQRCSNYISLFVHTMQGEYDSYLPWPFQGTIRLSILDQSEGPVKQNHEEVMESKPELQAFQRPYQPRNPKGFGYVTFLHLKALSQHMYVKDDMLLVRCEVVTRSNLNWMRKNDFQPRSAEGCL